Genomic window (Marinifilum sp. JC120):
ATAGTACCCTCTTCAGCTGTAATTCAATAAAAAACCTCCATACGGTCATACCGAGGAGGTTTTTGATAATCATAAGTTCAAACAGGCTCGAAACTATTCAACCCCAAGTCCCCAGACATCACTAAAAGAATCGTCTCTTTTATCAACCTTTTCACAAAAATCTGAATGAATAAAATCAGGATCCATGGTGGGAACCGAAGGTCCGCCAAAAGGAGAAGTCACGATATCATACATACCTGAAACAACACGTCCTCCGGCATAGGCAAAGCCCACAAATAAACCGCCTATATAACCAGCGGCTTGCTGTGCAGGTTCATCATTTTCAGCAGCGAGATCAACAGCCTGATTGGGGATCTCCAGCGGCGCGCTCAAAATATTAGTCATCCCCCGTCCCAACTTACGAGGCGCACGATCAGAATAATTCTC
Coding sequences:
- a CDS encoding exosortase system-associated protein, TIGR04073 family; this translates as MIKSKIFVKILLVAVVLSSMLLGGCSLNSANYVGNEENYSDRAPRKLGRGMTNILSAPLEIPNQAVDLAAENDEPAQQAAGYIGGLFVGFAYAGGRVVSGMYDIVTSPFGGPSVPTMDPDFIHSDFCEKVDKRDDSFSDVWGLGVE